A section of the Osmia lignaria lignaria isolate PbOS001 chromosome 16, iyOsmLign1, whole genome shotgun sequence genome encodes:
- the dop gene encoding microtubule-associated serine/threonine (MAST) protein kinase dop isoform X1: MDQNRNRPSRPRLRSHGNSARVLVFDQAESEESACSTEAEIQRRPIPPKVESKEAPVRPVSGELSNLVRMRNSAIGKSAPSLSVHVRDFNISRRAAKAAHRKSFIATTSPTLPRCHSPLSAFVPIVGSPLESPRMSSSPHFAFAPIKRIGGGATGTGDGRRWSVASLPSSGYGTTPGSSNVSSQYSSQERLHQLPNVPTKDELRMLSCHFSKPGTPCSSHPGFPGSSISSIPGSVSLSLDEEGRRSPLHRPRSRSLSSPSRSPVLDSEIVMMNTLYKERFPKATQQMEERLTNFINENKELDEYEVMSNMTQDSLPILRFVHHQVIEMARDCLQKSQEKLITTRYFYEMSENLEHLLMETKDKSLEAATRLTGLIKKLLLVISRPARLLECLEFDPEEFYHLLEQAEGQAKINAGIKTDIPQYIINKLSLNRDPISELQEDLNKLEDSASSSDSNLQVASSPNKDDEKSQRIPCESDYEVLKLISNGAYGAVYLVKEKTTRQRFAMKKINKNNLMLRNQVEQVFAERDIMSFTDNPFVVSMYCSFETKKHLCLVMEYVEGGDCANLLKNIGPLPPDMARFYFAETVLAVEYLHSYGIVHRDLKPDNLLITALGHIKLTDFGLSKMGLMSLATNLYEGYIDRDTRQFSDKQVFGTPEYIAPEVILRQGYGKPVDWWSMGIILYEFLIGCVPFFGDTPEELFAHTVNDDIEWPDEDDWPVQPEAKDIITALLQQSPRDRLGTGGSHEVKEHPYFYGVNWNSLLRQKAEFVPQLVNDEDTSYFDTRMDRYNHDIGDDTDDTDDSPLFGSFSSYSPQSRKISQTRPPQLNPELESDASKKQLFRTELERTVAQLSLGSNNTMMPPSKLIESTSSDKNRLSSSIKSSTSSETPPKADKSNASFASPATVTSGESQLTVIKNNQMEGTSISLSTPDSSQTESEDISPQIQRKRHVHSRDKLPRFSICVDDEHMLDLIAANRDTTEESKHNSSTDSFESFSAMPIIPSAKHKSRSVIKSASTSGLSLVIPASDFSYDASLNTQPIESPGGSSTASSRDTSPCRELSPLVTSLKPPIIIRRGPCGFGFTVHTIRVYYGDSDFYTMHHLVMAVDQSSPAFEAGLRPGDLITHINGEPVQGLYHIQVLQLMLSGGDHVTLRSTPLENTSIKTGGRRRDLTQSKMARRTLHKQRKQKRDHSDKKRKTSLFKRISSKRASVEMQQPLTISCPLSAPILSSDSKPPLMMAAGMCSPSMVTPSRSFQSFTRSQETSPYFAACTKSVCSPSPPTNRVSSDSYHSTGNSSPCSSPNSSSPGSTTSAANLPTISNQSHYQRPSTLHGLKHKLHTAAKNIHSPNRRKSVGHIPLSPLARTPSPSPLPASPTRSPSPLAFPTGHQPGSSNTTQSYSPGVCLSTPNNQKKSYGRPKSAEPGSPLLRRALSPDRLHPRSAENKTSISPLVNTVVKVTPRVTIAQSSYSEISEDSSDSFKDLNDIKVEKKVTADQKTDYSKISHGISINLGNVGMSNSCGGTQLPRIAEEKDSPTGSKGDDYSTKEVLSSDKNNPFSGKSTELENTVECNDRREKASKPDEQRSPVCKLENAARTESFSNLQTRSLQNVFGKQPQSSEKNSQAFSQKVSSQNNEKNLQSSSQKISLQNSEKCSQTVGKTPPLQINEKGSQVALQKLSQGSEKSSSTEGTSKQKQFQGSEKTATLHKANEQKVTGKNTEVNVEGRKTSKKHKVDSSDGPSNASSSSFEAGGFGKDKKNN; the protein is encoded by the exons ATGGATCAAAACAGAAATAGACCTAGTAGACCACGTCTGCGTTCCCATGGCAATTCTGCCAGAGTACTGGTATTTGATCAGGCAGAAAGCGAAGAATCTGCTTGTAGTACAGAAGCAGAGATTCAAAGACGACCGATACCACCCAAAGTGGAAAGCAAAGAAGCTCCAGTTAGGCCTG TTAGCGGAGAATTGTCAAATTTGGTTCGAATGAGGAACTCTGCAATTGGGAAGTCTGCACCATCTTTATCCGTTCATGTG cgtgattttaatatttctcgGCGCGCTGCTAAAGCGGCACATCGTAAGTCCTTTATTGCAACAACATCTCCAACTTTACCACGTTGTCATTCACCATTATCAG CATTCGTCCCGATTGTAGGCAGTCCCCTAGAGAGTCCTAGGATGTCATCCAGTCCACATTTTGCTTTTGCTCCAATTAAAAG AATCGGTGGAGGTGCCACAGGAACCGGAGATGGCAGAAGATGGTCAGTTGCTAGTTTACCATCTAGTGGATATGGAACAACACCAGGTTCCAGCAATGTTTCG TCACAGTACTCGAGTCAGGAACGTTTGCATCAACTTCCAAATGTTCCAACCAAGGACGAATTGCGTATGCTTTCTTGTCATTTCTCTAAGCCTGGCACACCGTGTTCTTCGCATCCGGGATTTCCAGGTTCTAGTATTTCTAGTATCCCAGGCAGCGTGTCCCTCAGTCTTGATGAAGAGGGTCGTAGGTCACCATTACACAGACCGCGTTCGCGAAGTTTGAG taGTCCGAGTCGGTCCCCCGTGTTGGACAGCGAAATTGTTATGATGAATACTCTTTACAAGGAACGATTTCCAAAG GCAACGCAGCAGATGGAAGAACGTCTGACTAATTTTATCAACGAAAATAAGGAATTGGACGAGTACGAAGTGATGTCAAATATGACGCAAGATTCTTTGCCGATTTTACGGTTTGTGCATCATCAAGTAATCGAAATGGCAAGAGATTGCTTACAGAAATCTCAGGAGAAATTAATTACAACTAGGTATTTCTATGAAATGAGTGAAAATTTAGAACATTTACTAATGGAG acCAAAGATAAGTCGCTTGAAGCAGCAACAAGATTAACGGGgcttattaaaaaattactattaGTAATATCGCGACCAGCTCGACTGTTGGAATGTTTAGAATTCGATCCAGAAGAATTTTATCATCTGCTAGAACAAGCTGAAGGGCAAGCAAAAATTAATGCCGGAATAAAAACAGATATACCTCAGTACATTATTAATAAGTTGTCTCTTAATAGGGATCCAATATCAG AACTGCAAGAAGATTTAAATAAACTAGAAGATTCGGCGAGTTCAAGCGATAGTAATTTACAAGTTGCGTCCAGTCCGAATAAGGACGATGAAAAGTCTCAACGCATTCCGTGTGAAAGCGATTACGAAGTATTGAAGCTGATTAGTAACGGCGCGTACGGCGCAGTGTATTTAGTTAAAGAGAAAACGACGCGGCAAAGGTTCgccatgaaaaaaataaataagaataatcTAATGCTACGAAATCAAGTAGAGCAAGTGTTTGCTGAAAGGGACATAATGAGCTTTACAGACAATCCATTTGTAGTTTCTATGTACTGTAGCTTCGAAACAAAA AAGCACTTATGTTTAGTAATGGAATACGTAGAGGGAGGAGATTGTGCgaatcttttaaaaaatatcggTCCACTGCCACCGGATATGGCAAGGTTTTATTTCGCAGAAACTGTTTTAGCTGTCGAGTATCTGCATAGCTACGGTATTGTTCATCGTGACTTAAAACCTGACAA TTTACTTATTACTGCCCTTGGTCATATTAAACTCACAGACTTTGGTCTGAGTAAAATGGGTCTTATGTCTT TGGCGACAAATCTTTACGAGGGATACATCGACAGGGATACCCGACAATTTTCAGACAAACAGGTATTCGGCACGCCTGAGTATATCGCTCCTGAAGTTATACTCCGTCAAGGATACGGTAAACCTGTTGATTGGTGGTCTATGGGCATTATACTGTACGAATTTCTAATTGGATGCGTTCCATTTTTTGGTGATACACCTGAGGAACTGTTTGCTCATACAGTTAATG ATGATATCGAGTGGCCAGATGAAGATGACTGGCCTGTTCAGCCAGAGGCTAAAGATATTATAACAGCGTTGTTGCAACAAAGCCCTAGAGATCGTTTAGGTACTGGCGGATCTCACGAAGTGAAAGAACACCCATATTTTTATGGAGTAAATTGGAATAGTTTGCTCAGACAAAAGGCTGAATTCGTGCCACAATTAGTAAATGACGAAGACACAAGTTACTTCGATA CTCGTATGGATAGATATAATCACGATATAGGTGACGATACCGACGACACCGATGATTCCCCTTTGTTCGGATCGTTCTCCTCGTATTCCCCTCAGTCACGAAAGATATCTCAAACCCGTCCACCCCAGCTAAATCCTGAGTTAGAGTCGGATGCCTCGAAGAAACAATTATTCCGTACCGAACTTGAGCGTACAGTCGCACAGTTGTCTCTTGGATCGAACAACACAATGATGCCTCCATCCAAACTCATAGAATCGACTTCGTCGGATAAGAACCGACTTTCATCGTCCATTAAGAGTAGTACGTCTAGCGAGACACCGCCAAAGGCAGACAAATCAAACGCATCGTTTGCTAGTCCTGCCACGGTGACGAGTGGCGAGTCACAATTAACGGTTATCAAGAACAATCAAATGGAAGGAACATCGATCAGCTTGAGTACACCAGATTCGTCGCAAACAGAGTCTGAGGATATTAGCCCACAGATTCAGAGAAAGCGGCATGTGCACTCCCGGGACAAGCTGCCCAGGTTCAGTATATGCGTTGATGATGAACACAT gtTGGATCTAATTGCTGCTAACAGAGATACAACTGAAGAGAGTAAACACAATTCTAGTACCGATTCGTTTGAATCGTTTAGCGCAATGCCAATTATACCCTCTGCTAAGCATAAGTCACGATCCGTAATTAAATCTGCATCCACTAGTGGATTGTCACTGGTGATACCTGCTAGTGATTTTTCTT ACGATGCGTCATTAAATACTCAGCCAATCGAATCTCCTGGGGGATCGTCCACTGCTTCTTCGAGAGATACATCCCCTTGTCGCGAATTGAGTCCTCTCGTAACTAGTTTGAAACCTCCTATTATCATTCGAAGAGGACCCTGTGGATTTGGTTTCACGGTACATACCATTAGGGTGTATTACGGGGACAGTGATTTTTATACAATGCATCATCTGGTCATG GCCGTTGATCAATCTAGTCCAGCATTTGAAGCTGGCTTGAGACCGGGAGATCTCATAACTCATATAAATGGCGAACCTGTACAGGGATTGTACCATATACAAGTTTTGCAATTAATGTTGAGTGGTGGCGATCACGTGACACTGCGTAGTACACCCTTAGAGAATACTAGCATAAAGACGggtggaagaagaagagatCTGACCCAGAGTAAAATGGCACGCAGAACGCTGCACAAGCAGCGTAAACAGAAGCGTGATCATTCTGATAAGAAACGAAAAACGTCCCTTTTTAAACGAATTAGTTCGAAACGAGCTAGTGTAGAGATGCAACAG CCATTAACTATCAGTTGTCCATTGTCAGCACCCATTCTATCCAGCGACAGCAAACCTCCACTTATG ATGGCCGCAGGAATGTGTTCTCCGTCAATGGTGACTCCTAGCCGATCGTTCCAGTCGTTTACACGTTCTCAAGAGACATCGCCATATTTTGCAGCCTGCACAAAATCTGTTTGCAGTCCGTCACCGCCAACGAACCGTGTCAGCTCAGATTCGTATCATTCTACTGGCAATTCGAGCCCTTGTTCGAGTCCGAACTCTTCGTCCCCGGGTTCTACCACATCTGCTGCCAACTTACCAACCATTTCCAATCAGTCTCATTATCAGAGACCAAGTACTCTACACGGTTTGAAGCATAAGTTACATACAGCGGCAAAGAATATTCATTCGCCAAATCGTAGAAAATCCGTGGGACATATACCGTTGTCTCCGTTAGCGAGAACCCCGAGCCCATCGCCGCTTCCTGCCAGCCCTACCAGGAGTCCAAGTCCATTAGCGTTTCCTACGGGACATCAGCCTGGTAGCTCTAACACAACACAGTCTTATAGTCCAG GTGTCTGCTTATCAACGCCAAACAATCAAAAGAAAAGCTATGGGCGGCCAAAGTCTGCAGAGCCAGGTTCTCCGCTCCTCAGAAGAGCTCTTAGTCCAGACAGACTTCATCCTCGCTCCGCTGAAAACAAAACATCGATATCACCATTGGTTAATACAGTAGTGAAGGTGACTCCTCGGGTAACTATAGCGCAATCTTCCTACTCGGAAATCTCCGAGGACAGCAGTGATAGCTTCAAGGATTTGAATGATATCAAAGTAGAGAAGAAAGTGACGGCGGATCAGAAaaccgattactccaagataTCTCATGGGATATCTATCAACTTGGGTAACGTGGGTATGTCCAATTCCTGTGGCGGTACACAATTGCCGAGAATAGCGGAGGAAAAAGATTCACCGACTGGTTCCAAGGGTGATGATTACTCAACGAAGGAAGTTTTGTCTTCCGACAAAAACAATCCTTTCTCCGGTAAATCAACGGAACTAGAAAACACCGTGGAATGTAACGATCGTCGTGAGAAGGCGTCGAAGCCGGATGAGCAACGCTCGCCAGTTTGTAAACTGGAAAATGCTGCTCGTACCGAGAGCTTTTCTAATCTACAAACGCGTAGTCTACAGAATGTGTTTGGAAAGCAGCCTCAGTCTTCCGAGAAAAATTCACAAGCTTTCTCTCAGAAAGTATCATCtcagaacaacgagaagaatttGCAATCATCGAGTCAGAAAATATCGTTGCAAAACAGCGAGAAATGTTCGCAAACGGTGGGGAAAACTCCACCGTTGCAGATCAATGAAAAAGGTTCGCAAGTTGCATTGCAAAAGCTGTCTCAAGGAAGCGAAAAAAGTTCATCAACCGAAGGAACTAGCAAACAGAAGCAGTTTCAAGGTAGTGAGAAAACAGCCACGTTGCATAAAGCGAACGAGCAGAAAGTAACTGGTAAAAATACAGAGGTTAATGTAGAAGGTAGAAAAACGTCGAAGAAACACAAAGTTGATAGCTCAGATGGCCCCAGTAACGCTTCCTCGAGCAGTTTCGAGGCTGGTGGATTTGGAAAGGacaagaaaaataattag
- the dop gene encoding microtubule-associated serine/threonine (MAST) protein kinase dop isoform X3 — MLMQTLRSEMIKKKRRTWVIGGGATGTGDGRRWSVASLPSSGYGTTPGSSNVSSQYSSQERLHQLPNVPTKDELRMLSCHFSKPGTPCSSHPGFPGSSISSIPGSVSLSLDEEGRRSPLHRPRSRSLSSPSRSPVLDSEIVMMNTLYKERFPKATQQMEERLTNFINENKELDEYEVMSNMTQDSLPILRFVHHQVIEMARDCLQKSQEKLITTRYFYEMSENLEHLLMETKDKSLEAATRLTGLIKKLLLVISRPARLLECLEFDPEEFYHLLEQAEGQAKINAGIKTDIPQYIINKLSLNRDPISELQEDLNKLEDSASSSDSNLQVASSPNKDDEKSQRIPCESDYEVLKLISNGAYGAVYLVKEKTTRQRFAMKKINKNNLMLRNQVEQVFAERDIMSFTDNPFVVSMYCSFETKKHLCLVMEYVEGGDCANLLKNIGPLPPDMARFYFAETVLAVEYLHSYGIVHRDLKPDNLLITALGHIKLTDFGLSKMGLMSLATNLYEGYIDRDTRQFSDKQVFGTPEYIAPEVILRQGYGKPVDWWSMGIILYEFLIGCVPFFGDTPEELFAHTVNDDIEWPDEDDWPVQPEAKDIITALLQQSPRDRLGTGGSHEVKEHPYFYGVNWNSLLRQKAEFVPQLVNDEDTSYFDTRMDRYNHDIGDDTDDTDDSPLFGSFSSYSPQSRKISQTRPPQLNPELESDASKKQLFRTELERTVAQLSLGSNNTMMPPSKLIESTSSDKNRLSSSIKSSTSSETPPKADKSNASFASPATVTSGESQLTVIKNNQMEGTSISLSTPDSSQTESEDISPQIQRKRHVHSRDKLPRFSICVDDEHMLDLIAANRDTTEESKHNSSTDSFESFSAMPIIPSAKHKSRSVIKSASTSGLSLVIPASDFSYDASLNTQPIESPGGSSTASSRDTSPCRELSPLVTSLKPPIIIRRGPCGFGFTVHTIRVYYGDSDFYTMHHLVMAVDQSSPAFEAGLRPGDLITHINGEPVQGLYHIQVLQLMLSGGDHVTLRSTPLENTSIKTGGRRRDLTQSKMARRTLHKQRKQKRDHSDKKRKTSLFKRISSKRASVEMQQPLTISCPLSAPILSSDSKPPLMMAAGMCSPSMVTPSRSFQSFTRSQETSPYFAACTKSVCSPSPPTNRVSSDSYHSTGNSSPCSSPNSSSPGSTTSAANLPTISNQSHYQRPSTLHGLKHKLHTAAKNIHSPNRRKSVGHIPLSPLARTPSPSPLPASPTRSPSPLAFPTGHQPGSSNTTQSYSPGVCLSTPNNQKKSYGRPKSAEPGSPLLRRALSPDRLHPRSAENKTSISPLVNTVVKVTPRVTIAQSSYSEISEDSSDSFKDLNDIKVEKKVTADQKTDYSKISHGISINLGNVGMSNSCGGTQLPRIAEEKDSPTGSKGDDYSTKEVLSSDKNNPFSGKSTELENTVECNDRREKASKPDEQRSPVCKLENAARTESFSNLQTRSLQNVFGKQPQSSEKNSQAFSQKVSSQNNEKNLQSSSQKISLQNSEKCSQTVGKTPPLQINEKGSQVALQKLSQGSEKSSSTEGTSKQKQFQGSEKTATLHKANEQKVTGKNTEVNVEGRKTSKKHKVDSSDGPSNASSSSFEAGGFGKDKKNN, encoded by the exons ATGCTGATGCAAACATTAAGGtctgaaatgataaaaaaaaaacgaagaacaTGGGT AATCGGTGGAGGTGCCACAGGAACCGGAGATGGCAGAAGATGGTCAGTTGCTAGTTTACCATCTAGTGGATATGGAACAACACCAGGTTCCAGCAATGTTTCG TCACAGTACTCGAGTCAGGAACGTTTGCATCAACTTCCAAATGTTCCAACCAAGGACGAATTGCGTATGCTTTCTTGTCATTTCTCTAAGCCTGGCACACCGTGTTCTTCGCATCCGGGATTTCCAGGTTCTAGTATTTCTAGTATCCCAGGCAGCGTGTCCCTCAGTCTTGATGAAGAGGGTCGTAGGTCACCATTACACAGACCGCGTTCGCGAAGTTTGAG taGTCCGAGTCGGTCCCCCGTGTTGGACAGCGAAATTGTTATGATGAATACTCTTTACAAGGAACGATTTCCAAAG GCAACGCAGCAGATGGAAGAACGTCTGACTAATTTTATCAACGAAAATAAGGAATTGGACGAGTACGAAGTGATGTCAAATATGACGCAAGATTCTTTGCCGATTTTACGGTTTGTGCATCATCAAGTAATCGAAATGGCAAGAGATTGCTTACAGAAATCTCAGGAGAAATTAATTACAACTAGGTATTTCTATGAAATGAGTGAAAATTTAGAACATTTACTAATGGAG acCAAAGATAAGTCGCTTGAAGCAGCAACAAGATTAACGGGgcttattaaaaaattactattaGTAATATCGCGACCAGCTCGACTGTTGGAATGTTTAGAATTCGATCCAGAAGAATTTTATCATCTGCTAGAACAAGCTGAAGGGCAAGCAAAAATTAATGCCGGAATAAAAACAGATATACCTCAGTACATTATTAATAAGTTGTCTCTTAATAGGGATCCAATATCAG AACTGCAAGAAGATTTAAATAAACTAGAAGATTCGGCGAGTTCAAGCGATAGTAATTTACAAGTTGCGTCCAGTCCGAATAAGGACGATGAAAAGTCTCAACGCATTCCGTGTGAAAGCGATTACGAAGTATTGAAGCTGATTAGTAACGGCGCGTACGGCGCAGTGTATTTAGTTAAAGAGAAAACGACGCGGCAAAGGTTCgccatgaaaaaaataaataagaataatcTAATGCTACGAAATCAAGTAGAGCAAGTGTTTGCTGAAAGGGACATAATGAGCTTTACAGACAATCCATTTGTAGTTTCTATGTACTGTAGCTTCGAAACAAAA AAGCACTTATGTTTAGTAATGGAATACGTAGAGGGAGGAGATTGTGCgaatcttttaaaaaatatcggTCCACTGCCACCGGATATGGCAAGGTTTTATTTCGCAGAAACTGTTTTAGCTGTCGAGTATCTGCATAGCTACGGTATTGTTCATCGTGACTTAAAACCTGACAA TTTACTTATTACTGCCCTTGGTCATATTAAACTCACAGACTTTGGTCTGAGTAAAATGGGTCTTATGTCTT TGGCGACAAATCTTTACGAGGGATACATCGACAGGGATACCCGACAATTTTCAGACAAACAGGTATTCGGCACGCCTGAGTATATCGCTCCTGAAGTTATACTCCGTCAAGGATACGGTAAACCTGTTGATTGGTGGTCTATGGGCATTATACTGTACGAATTTCTAATTGGATGCGTTCCATTTTTTGGTGATACACCTGAGGAACTGTTTGCTCATACAGTTAATG ATGATATCGAGTGGCCAGATGAAGATGACTGGCCTGTTCAGCCAGAGGCTAAAGATATTATAACAGCGTTGTTGCAACAAAGCCCTAGAGATCGTTTAGGTACTGGCGGATCTCACGAAGTGAAAGAACACCCATATTTTTATGGAGTAAATTGGAATAGTTTGCTCAGACAAAAGGCTGAATTCGTGCCACAATTAGTAAATGACGAAGACACAAGTTACTTCGATA CTCGTATGGATAGATATAATCACGATATAGGTGACGATACCGACGACACCGATGATTCCCCTTTGTTCGGATCGTTCTCCTCGTATTCCCCTCAGTCACGAAAGATATCTCAAACCCGTCCACCCCAGCTAAATCCTGAGTTAGAGTCGGATGCCTCGAAGAAACAATTATTCCGTACCGAACTTGAGCGTACAGTCGCACAGTTGTCTCTTGGATCGAACAACACAATGATGCCTCCATCCAAACTCATAGAATCGACTTCGTCGGATAAGAACCGACTTTCATCGTCCATTAAGAGTAGTACGTCTAGCGAGACACCGCCAAAGGCAGACAAATCAAACGCATCGTTTGCTAGTCCTGCCACGGTGACGAGTGGCGAGTCACAATTAACGGTTATCAAGAACAATCAAATGGAAGGAACATCGATCAGCTTGAGTACACCAGATTCGTCGCAAACAGAGTCTGAGGATATTAGCCCACAGATTCAGAGAAAGCGGCATGTGCACTCCCGGGACAAGCTGCCCAGGTTCAGTATATGCGTTGATGATGAACACAT gtTGGATCTAATTGCTGCTAACAGAGATACAACTGAAGAGAGTAAACACAATTCTAGTACCGATTCGTTTGAATCGTTTAGCGCAATGCCAATTATACCCTCTGCTAAGCATAAGTCACGATCCGTAATTAAATCTGCATCCACTAGTGGATTGTCACTGGTGATACCTGCTAGTGATTTTTCTT ACGATGCGTCATTAAATACTCAGCCAATCGAATCTCCTGGGGGATCGTCCACTGCTTCTTCGAGAGATACATCCCCTTGTCGCGAATTGAGTCCTCTCGTAACTAGTTTGAAACCTCCTATTATCATTCGAAGAGGACCCTGTGGATTTGGTTTCACGGTACATACCATTAGGGTGTATTACGGGGACAGTGATTTTTATACAATGCATCATCTGGTCATG GCCGTTGATCAATCTAGTCCAGCATTTGAAGCTGGCTTGAGACCGGGAGATCTCATAACTCATATAAATGGCGAACCTGTACAGGGATTGTACCATATACAAGTTTTGCAATTAATGTTGAGTGGTGGCGATCACGTGACACTGCGTAGTACACCCTTAGAGAATACTAGCATAAAGACGggtggaagaagaagagatCTGACCCAGAGTAAAATGGCACGCAGAACGCTGCACAAGCAGCGTAAACAGAAGCGTGATCATTCTGATAAGAAACGAAAAACGTCCCTTTTTAAACGAATTAGTTCGAAACGAGCTAGTGTAGAGATGCAACAG CCATTAACTATCAGTTGTCCATTGTCAGCACCCATTCTATCCAGCGACAGCAAACCTCCACTTATG ATGGCCGCAGGAATGTGTTCTCCGTCAATGGTGACTCCTAGCCGATCGTTCCAGTCGTTTACACGTTCTCAAGAGACATCGCCATATTTTGCAGCCTGCACAAAATCTGTTTGCAGTCCGTCACCGCCAACGAACCGTGTCAGCTCAGATTCGTATCATTCTACTGGCAATTCGAGCCCTTGTTCGAGTCCGAACTCTTCGTCCCCGGGTTCTACCACATCTGCTGCCAACTTACCAACCATTTCCAATCAGTCTCATTATCAGAGACCAAGTACTCTACACGGTTTGAAGCATAAGTTACATACAGCGGCAAAGAATATTCATTCGCCAAATCGTAGAAAATCCGTGGGACATATACCGTTGTCTCCGTTAGCGAGAACCCCGAGCCCATCGCCGCTTCCTGCCAGCCCTACCAGGAGTCCAAGTCCATTAGCGTTTCCTACGGGACATCAGCCTGGTAGCTCTAACACAACACAGTCTTATAGTCCAG GTGTCTGCTTATCAACGCCAAACAATCAAAAGAAAAGCTATGGGCGGCCAAAGTCTGCAGAGCCAGGTTCTCCGCTCCTCAGAAGAGCTCTTAGTCCAGACAGACTTCATCCTCGCTCCGCTGAAAACAAAACATCGATATCACCATTGGTTAATACAGTAGTGAAGGTGACTCCTCGGGTAACTATAGCGCAATCTTCCTACTCGGAAATCTCCGAGGACAGCAGTGATAGCTTCAAGGATTTGAATGATATCAAAGTAGAGAAGAAAGTGACGGCGGATCAGAAaaccgattactccaagataTCTCATGGGATATCTATCAACTTGGGTAACGTGGGTATGTCCAATTCCTGTGGCGGTACACAATTGCCGAGAATAGCGGAGGAAAAAGATTCACCGACTGGTTCCAAGGGTGATGATTACTCAACGAAGGAAGTTTTGTCTTCCGACAAAAACAATCCTTTCTCCGGTAAATCAACGGAACTAGAAAACACCGTGGAATGTAACGATCGTCGTGAGAAGGCGTCGAAGCCGGATGAGCAACGCTCGCCAGTTTGTAAACTGGAAAATGCTGCTCGTACCGAGAGCTTTTCTAATCTACAAACGCGTAGTCTACAGAATGTGTTTGGAAAGCAGCCTCAGTCTTCCGAGAAAAATTCACAAGCTTTCTCTCAGAAAGTATCATCtcagaacaacgagaagaatttGCAATCATCGAGTCAGAAAATATCGTTGCAAAACAGCGAGAAATGTTCGCAAACGGTGGGGAAAACTCCACCGTTGCAGATCAATGAAAAAGGTTCGCAAGTTGCATTGCAAAAGCTGTCTCAAGGAAGCGAAAAAAGTTCATCAACCGAAGGAACTAGCAAACAGAAGCAGTTTCAAGGTAGTGAGAAAACAGCCACGTTGCATAAAGCGAACGAGCAGAAAGTAACTGGTAAAAATACAGAGGTTAATGTAGAAGGTAGAAAAACGTCGAAGAAACACAAAGTTGATAGCTCAGATGGCCCCAGTAACGCTTCCTCGAGCAGTTTCGAGGCTGGTGGATTTGGAAAGGacaagaaaaataattag